From one Pseudomonas sp. B21-048 genomic stretch:
- a CDS encoding META domain-containing protein produces the protein MKRLALTAMAGASLLGCAAEPVQLQHNRSYILEWIGERPLMDYSHLTITLDKDGRAYGNGGCNHWFAPYTLEGDKLSFGKIGSTRKMCAPALMEQEKRFLQALENVQRWDVSPIDQMRFWPAQGKPLRWWLEEG, from the coding sequence ATGAAACGCCTTGCTCTGACCGCCATGGCTGGCGCCAGCCTGTTGGGCTGCGCCGCCGAACCGGTGCAATTGCAACACAACCGTAGCTACATTCTGGAATGGATCGGCGAACGCCCACTGATGGACTACAGCCATCTGACCATCACCCTCGATAAAGACGGTCGGGCCTATGGCAATGGCGGCTGCAACCACTGGTTCGCGCCGTATACCCTGGAAGGCGACAAGCTGAGCTTCGGCAAGATCGGCAGCACCCGCAAAATGTGTGCACCAGCGTTGATGGAGCAGGAAAAACGCTTCCTGCAGGCGCTGGAAAACGTGCAGCGCTGGGACGTTTCACCGATCGACCAAATGCGCTTCTGGCCGGCGCAAGGCAAACCACTGCGTTGGTGGCTTGAAGAGGGTTGA